A genome region from Triticum aestivum cultivar Chinese Spring chromosome 2B, IWGSC CS RefSeq v2.1, whole genome shotgun sequence includes the following:
- the LOC123045631 gene encoding synaptonemal complex protein ZEP1 — protein sequence MQKLGLSGLRGLDGFRSLAGATSTAGKATNPKPSSDAGGSTYGGFANLKITAEKLVKEQASVKSDLEMAHTKLRRAIEQINMLEAKLQQAVNENMKLKVKQTEDSKLWQGLDSKVSSTKMLCDQLTETLQQLASQAERAEEDKKFFEGMLGKNSKALDELNCLLHDSSAKLECAEQSIMSGKQEILRIKQEKEEMDQSYKEQLYANDTTIKEKDSLIKQLEGSVEENKSRLLCADSRLQCMEQELKLKQDVCICLKENLASAEKEKNDLELRNQRYSLEVERLYKDNKDANELFSSFVAKVAELDKEHASMSSHVARLLSSFDKYYGMVQEEKLLITRSAKDKLEHLQNQFVDLTSENSGLNSEIGELKSRITDLQKTQEAVMVQHVEECQVAEDKIRRLESEAEISASNVKCLEKLSSELQGRVQKLLEDSSLAEDQKEELLQKTLKLESDNQELLGRVQSVLDEKSNDTESLHSEIAKRDQQVDTQEKQISELRSVLDEKEQLYISSVEREKSLEEQKLQIQASLAATECQLTEAKKQYDLMLQGKQIELSKHLKELSLRNDQAINVIRKKYELEKVEIISAEKEKAEKLIREMEHKCNEKILENKRESERCLMRLKEEHAAVVARIQQDNELKESTLRAYHKEELQRIRSQGESELRERLSSLRQEHEAQIKTVNIRHEEDCQKLQDELELQKSKEEKQRALLQLQWKVMGESQQVDQEVNSKKRRDPYVRKESQLQLPGPGPETKRKDVNISGVIHSPISNVMRKVEKASQDVTNHRKVTHHEYEVETANGKITKRRKTKSTVMFGEPNTQKSLQNTADKDVTKTRKVVAGSRPHPANIGELFSEGSLNPYADDPYAFG from the exons ATGCAGAAGCTGGGGCTCTCGGGGCTTAGGGGCCTCGATGGGTTCCGATCTCTCGCTGGTGCCACCTCTACGGCTGGGAAGGCCACGAACCCCAAGCCCTCGTCGGATGCTGGAGGTAGCACATACGGGGGCTTCGCCAACCTTAAGATCACAGCAG AGAAATTAGTCAAGGAGCAGGCTTCAGTGAAGTCTGATCTAGAAATGGCG CATACCAAGCTGAGAagagcaatagaacagataaataTGTTAGAAGCAAAACTTCAACAAGCTGTCAATGAAAACATGAAGCTTAAGGTAAAGCAGACTGAGGATTCGAAGCTCTGGCAGGGGCTAGATTCAAAAGTGTCCTCAACAAAGATGCTGTGCGATCAGTTAACTGAGACTCTGCAGCAGTTAGCAAGTCAGGCAGAAAGAG CTGAGGAAGATAAGAAGTTTTTCGAGGGGATGCTTGGGAAGAATTCTAAAGCTTTAGATGAATTGAACTGCTTGCTGCATGATTCCTCGGCAAAGCTGGAATGTGCAGAACAAAGCATCATGTCAG GTAAACAGGAGATTTTGCGGATCAAACAAGAGAAAGAAGAAATGGATCAGAGTTACAAGGAACAGCTTTACGCAAATGATACTACCATAAAGGAAAAAG ATTCTCTCATCAAACAGTTGGAGGGTTCAGTTGAAGAAAATAAATCCCGCTTATTGTGTGCTGACTCCCGCTTGCAGTGCATGGAGCAAGAGTTAAAGCTAAAACAAGATGTTTGCATTTGCCTGAAAGAAAACCTTGCATCtgctgaaaaagaaaaaaatgacttGGAGCTTAGGAACCAGAGATACAGTCTGGAAGTCGAAAGACTGTACAAGGACAATAAGGATGCTAATGAATTGTTTAGCAGCTTTGTGGCTAAAGTAGCTGAGCTAGATAAAGAGCATGCATCAATGTCAAGTCATGTCGCTAGATTGCTTTCTTCATTTGATAAGTACTATGGAATGGTCCAAGAGGAGAAACTGCTGATAACAAGATCTGCTAAGGACAAATTGGAACATCTTCAAAACCAGTTTGTAGATTTGACATCAGAAAACAGTGGTCTCAACAGTGAAATTGGGGAACTGAAGTCCAGAATCACAGACTTACAAAAAACTCAAGAAGCTGTTATGGTTCAGCATGTAGAAGAATGCCAAGTGGCTGAAGATAAAATCAGAAGACTGGAATCTGAAGCAGAAATATCTGCCTCCAATGTGAAGTGCTTAGAAAAGTTATCTTCGGAACTACAAGGGAGAGTTCAAAAGTTACTGGAGGATTCTAGCCTTGCTGAAGATCAGAAG GAAGAGCTGTTGCAGAAGACTTTGAAGCTAGAATCAGATAATCAGGAGCTTCTAGGCAGAGTGCAGTCAGTTTTGGATGAGAAATCTAACGATACAGAATCACTGCACAGCGAGATTGCTAAGCGTGACCAGCAGGTTGACACACAAGAAAAACAGATCAGCGAGCTCCGCAGTGTTCTTGATGAGAAGGAACAGTTGTATATTTCTTCTGTAGAAAGGGAGAAGAGTTTGGAGGAACAAAAGTTACAG ATCCAAGCATCACTTGCTGCCACAGAATGTCAACTTACCGAGGCCAAAAAACAGTACGATCTCATGCTTCAGGGTAAACAGATAGAGCTATCAAAACATTTGAAAGAGTTGTCACTCAGAAATGATCAG GCAATCAATGTCATCCGTAAGAAATATGAATTAGAAAAGGTAGAAATCATTAGTGCTGAAAAAGAGAAG GCAGAAAAACTCATAAGGGAAATGGAGCACAAATGCAACGAAAAGATATTAGAGAACAAGCGAGAATCTGAGAGGTGTTTGATGCGTCTTAAGGAGGAACATGCCGCAGTG GTGGCAAGAATTCAACAGGATAACGAGCTTAAGGAATCAACTCTTCGGGCTTATCACAAAGAAGAATTGCAGCGCATTCGTTCTCAGGGTGAGAGTGAATTGAGGGAG AGGCTGTCGTCGCTCAGACAAGAGCATGAAGCTCAAATAAAAACAGTGAACATTCGGCATGAAGAAGATTGTCAGAAACTTCAGGATGAACTGGAGCTTCAGAAGTCAAAG GAGGAGAAGCAAAGAGCATTATTACAGTTACAGTGGAAAGTGATGGGCGAAAGTCAGCAAGttgatcaggaagttaattctaaAAAG AGGAGAGATCCATATGTCAGAAAAGAAAGTCAGCTTCAGTTGCCAGGTCCAGGTCCTGAGACCAAACGGAAG GATGTAAACATATCTGGAGTTATACACTCGCCAATTTCTAACGTAATGAGGAAGGTAGAGAAAGCAAGTCAGGATGTTACTAATCACAGAAAG GTAACACACCATGAATATGAAGTGGAGACAGCAAATGGAAAAATCACAAAGCGCAGGAAAACTAAGAGCACTGTCATGTTTGGG GAACCGAATACTCAGAAGTCATTGCAAAATACTGCTGACAAGGATGTCACAAAAACAAGAAAG GTTGTTGCAGGATCCCGTCCCCATCCTGCCAATATCGGTGAATTATTTTCTGAGGGCTCCTTGAATCCATATGCTGATGACCCttatgcatttggttag
- the LOC123045633 gene encoding sugar transport protein MST1 — MAGGAFVVNDGPVPDYGGRLTLSVLMTCFVAASGGLIFGYDIGISGGVSQMEPFLRRFFPHVLEKMAVAKHNDYCLYDSQALTAFTSSLYIAGLLASLVASRVTKAIGRQRVMLVGGALFFAGGAITGAAMNIAMLIIGRMLLGFGVGFTNQATPVFLSEMAPTQWRGSLTAGFQIFLALGVLIANLTNYATARISWGWRLSLGLAGAPAVIIFLGALFLTDTPSSLVMRGKADEARAALVRVRGAGADVDAEFQDILRAVEVARESEEGAFHRMATRREYRPHLVLAVAVPMFFQLTGVIVLSFFAPLVFRTAGFGSNAALMGAVILGGVNLGALMLSTLVIDRYGRKVMFMVGGIQMIIAQVAMAWIMGAQVGKSGDAPMARPYGVAILVFTCMHAAGFGWSWGPLGWVVPGEIFPVDIRSAGQAMNVSIGLGLTFVQTQSFLPMLCSFKYATFAYYAGWVAVMTVFIALFLPETKGVPLESMGTVWVKHWYWKRFVQPQAKSADALT, encoded by the exons ATGGCCGGTGGCGCCTTCGTGGTGAACGATGGCCCCGTCCCGGACTACGGCGGACGCCTGACGCTATCGGTGCTCATGACCTGCTTCGTGgccgcctccggtggcctcatctTCGGCTATGACATCGGCATATCAG GCGGCGTGTCGCAAATGGAGCCGTTCCTGCGGCGGTTCTTCCCGCACGTCCTGGAGAAGATGGCGGTGGCGAAGCACAACGACTACTGCCTCTACGACAGCCAGGCGCTCACGGCCTTCACGTCGTCGCTGTACATCGCCGGCCTGCTGGCGTCGCTCGTGGCTAGCCGCGTCACCAAGGCCATAGGGCGGCAGCGCGTCATGCTCGTGGGCGGGGCGCTCTTCTTCGCCGGCGGCGCCATCACTGGCGCGGCTATGAACATCGCCATGCTGATCATCGGGCGCATGCTGCTCGGCTTCGGCGTCGGCTTCACCAACCAG GCGACTCCTGTATTCCTGTCCGAGATGGCCCCGACGCAGTGGCGCGGCTCCCTTACCGCCGGCTTCCAGATCTTCCTCGCCCTCGGCGTCCTCATCGCCAACCTCACAAACTACGCCACCGCGCGCATCTCCTGGGGCTGGCGCCTCTCCCTGGGTCTCGCCGGCGCGCCGGCTGTGATCATCTTCCTGGGCGCCCTCTTCCTCACGGACACCCCCAGCAGCCTCGTCATGCGCGGCAAGGCCGACGAGGCCCGCGCCGCGCTCGTCCGGGTGCGCGGGGCCGGCGCGGACGTGGACGCGGAGTTCCAGGACATCCTGCGCGCCGTGGAGGTCGCGCGCGAGAGCGAGGAAGGCGCGTTCCACCGGATGGCGACGAGGCGCGAGTACCGCCCTCACCTGGTGCTGGCCGTGGCCGTGCCCATGTTCTTCCAGCTCACCGGCGTCATCGTGCTCTCCTTCTTCGCGCCGCTGGTGTTCCGCACCGCCGGGTTCGGCAGCAACGCCGCGCTGATGGGCGCCGTCATTCTCGGCGGCGTGAACCTGGGGGCCCTCATGCTCTCCACCCTCGTCATCGACCGGTACGGCCGCAAGGTGATGTTCATGGTCGGCGGCATCCAGATGATCATTGCCCAG GTTGCGATGGCATGGATCATGGGCGCGCAGGTGGGGAAGAGCGGCGACGCGCCGATGGCGAGGCCGTACGGGGTCGCGATCCTGGTGTTCACGTGCATGCACGCCGCCGGGTTCGGGTGGTCGTGGGGGCCGCTGGGGTGGGTGGTGCCGGGCGAGATATTCCCGGTGGACATCCGGTCGGCGGGGCAGGCCATGAACGTGTCTATCGGCCTCGGCCTGACGTTCGTGCAGACGCAGTCgttcctcccgatgctctgcagcTTCAAGTACGCCACGTTCGCCTACTACGCCGGCTGGGTCGCCGTCATGACCGTCTTCATCGCGCTGTTCCTGCCGGAGACCAAGGGCGTGCCGCTCGAGTCCATGGGCACCGTCTGGGTCAAGCACTGGTACTGGAAACGGTTCGTGCAGCCGCAAGCAAAAAGCGCCGACGCACTCACCTAG